One Roseimaritima multifibrata DNA window includes the following coding sequences:
- a CDS encoding tyrosine-type recombinase/integrase, which yields MVYTSDQWQQIKDAATGPLVELLDFLYLTGCRPKEARIVEKKHLHDDLVLFPADESKGETAPRVIFLPPEAKEILDRLATDRPTGTLFLNARNNPWTKDAIKCRLRRISEKVGLRVIAYGARHSYATNALTTGGVDLISLAHLMGHKDTAMVSRVYSHLTKNPDFLRAQARNAIKKRDEAG from the coding sequence GTGGTTTACACAAGTGACCAATGGCAACAAATTAAAGACGCCGCCACAGGACCGCTCGTTGAGCTTCTCGATTTTCTTTACTTGACCGGCTGCCGGCCCAAAGAGGCCCGTATCGTCGAAAAGAAACACCTCCACGACGATCTCGTCCTGTTCCCCGCCGATGAATCCAAAGGCGAAACGGCCCCCCGAGTCATTTTCCTACCGCCGGAAGCCAAAGAGATCCTCGATCGTTTGGCAACGGACCGCCCCACCGGAACCTTGTTTTTAAACGCCCGCAACAACCCGTGGACGAAAGATGCAATCAAATGCCGCCTACGCCGGATCAGCGAAAAAGTAGGGCTCCGAGTCATCGCATACGGGGCGAGACATAGCTATGCCACCAACGCCCTAACGACCGGCGGTGTCGACCTAATCTCGCTCGCACATCTAATGGGACATAAAGACACTGCGATGGTCTCCCGTGTCTACAGTCACCTAACCAAGAACCCCGACTTCCTACGAGCCCAAGCACGCAACGCGATCAAAAAACGAGACGAGGCCGGGTGA
- the infC gene encoding translation initiation factor IF-3, protein MALARRPPQTEQRDSTRINAQIRITPIRVIADDGEQLGIIPTEEALEKARESGLDLVEVAPTERPPVCRIMDYGKYKYEKNKKKNHGGTHNKTKEIRLRPKTGQEDINTRVRQAIKFLQHKDKVQVSVLFRGREMAHIEEGRKVMQSVIETLSEYGKVETTPQQHGRRMICMIAPR, encoded by the coding sequence GTGGCACTGGCACGACGACCCCCACAAACCGAACAACGCGATTCCACTCGCATTAATGCCCAAATTCGAATCACTCCTATTCGTGTCATCGCGGATGACGGAGAGCAGTTGGGGATCATCCCGACTGAAGAAGCTCTCGAAAAGGCCCGCGAATCAGGCTTGGACTTGGTGGAAGTCGCTCCGACTGAGCGACCTCCGGTTTGCCGAATCATGGATTACGGCAAATATAAGTACGAGAAGAATAAGAAAAAGAATCACGGTGGAACTCACAACAAAACCAAAGAAATCCGGCTTCGTCCCAAAACGGGTCAAGAGGATATCAATACCCGCGTGAGGCAGGCGATTAAATTCCTGCAGCACAAGGACAAAGTCCAGGTATCGGTCTTGTTTCGTGGGCGTGAAATGGCTCACATCGAAGAAGGCCGTAAGGTCATGCAATCGGTGATTGAGACCTTGAGTGAGTATGGCAAGGTCGAAACGACTCCGCAGCAACACGGTCGTCGTATGATCTGCATGATCGCTCCCCGCTAG